A region of Bacteroidales bacterium DNA encodes the following proteins:
- a CDS encoding SUMF1/EgtB/PvdO family nonheme iron enzyme, with amino-acid sequence MEIIGKPQKLNTGEMVARRDQNGNYCAAIQMVSDMDGFSYDSFDGIVGDILDNPGEDIVYLTKSERVLKIFRIGYEPLQIILSDHGVVLKEREIWQIKIAGNESADVLPVTFRFTPTDASLFIDGKTVGKELTQNLSIGKHQIRLEKTGYQAIEKTVTVNEKQVFFEWQMEKVSDAGLQITTTPAGAVIFLDGVKLGESPVSAFYPPGTYPIKITKDGCISIENEMLEVKLPQTTKSYTLDDNVGQLTINTRPEATVYFNEEPVSNPQKVKLSPQLVKIKVTMPKAADLEQQIVLKKDDDIVLDMYPDIQVGTLQVAVTPFDAKIELTGDAGEKHTVEGMKIFEEIPVGTYTIKVSAAGYTTVTETATVKQAEIIKKTINLAKPNADNASTGVGTTISADGLEMILVTGGTFTMGCASEQGDCETDEKPTHQVTVSDFYIGKYEVSQEQWREVMGASTSFGSAHQPALSSPSYFKDCDDCPVEMVSWDDVQEFIKKLNQKTGKEYRLPTEAEWEYASRGGAKSDVERSRNADFKYAGSNNIDEVAWYDGNSGSKTHQVGLKKPNELDIHDMSGNVWEWCSDWYGNYSSGSQTNPQGSSSGSYRVLRGGSWSNLAGDCRVPIRIDGTPDGRYHDGGFRLACSP; translated from the coding sequence ATGGAAATCATCGGTAAGCCCCAAAAGCTCAACACCGGCGAAATGGTTGCCCGGCGCGATCAGAACGGGAATTACTGCGCAGCCATCCAGATGGTTTCGGATATGGATGGCTTTAGCTACGATTCGTTTGATGGCATCGTTGGCGACATACTCGACAACCCGGGCGAAGACATTGTTTATCTCACCAAAAGCGAGCGCGTTTTAAAGATTTTCAGAATTGGCTACGAACCCTTGCAAATCATCCTTTCTGATCATGGAGTTGTGCTAAAGGAGCGCGAAATATGGCAGATCAAAATTGCCGGCAACGAAAGCGCCGATGTGCTGCCGGTTACCTTCCGGTTTACGCCCACTGATGCGTCCCTTTTTATTGATGGTAAAACTGTCGGAAAGGAGCTAACCCAAAACCTAAGTATTGGCAAACATCAGATAAGATTAGAAAAAACTGGCTACCAAGCCATCGAGAAAACTGTTACAGTTAACGAAAAACAAGTATTTTTTGAATGGCAGATGGAAAAAGTTTCGGATGCCGGATTGCAGATTACCACCACGCCTGCGGGAGCTGTAATTTTTCTGGATGGTGTAAAATTGGGCGAAAGCCCTGTGTCTGCATTTTATCCACCCGGAACCTATCCAATAAAGATTACAAAGGATGGCTGTATTTCCATCGAAAATGAAATGCTGGAAGTAAAGCTGCCTCAAACCACCAAAAGCTACACCCTTGATGACAATGTAGGTCAGCTCACCATCAACACACGACCCGAAGCCACCGTTTATTTTAATGAAGAGCCTGTTTCCAACCCCCAAAAGGTAAAGCTTTCCCCGCAACTGGTAAAAATTAAGGTTACCATGCCTAAAGCGGCTGACCTTGAACAACAGATTGTACTAAAAAAAGACGACGACATTGTGCTGGATATGTACCCGGACATCCAAGTCGGAACCCTGCAGGTAGCCGTAACTCCATTTGATGCCAAAATTGAACTTACCGGCGATGCCGGCGAAAAACACACCGTCGAGGGAATGAAAATATTTGAAGAAATCCCTGTTGGCACCTACACCATAAAAGTGAGCGCTGCCGGCTATACCACCGTCACCGAAACTGCCACAGTAAAGCAAGCCGAAATCATCAAAAAAACTATAAATCTTGCAAAACCCAATGCCGACAATGCAAGTACAGGTGTTGGTACAACTATTTCTGCTGATGGCCTCGAAATGATTCTTGTAACAGGCGGCACCTTTACCATGGGTTGCGCCAGCGAACAAGGCGATTGTGAAACGGACGAAAAACCTACCCACCAGGTTACGGTGAGCGATTTTTACATAGGGAAATATGAGGTAAGCCAAGAACAATGGCGGGAAGTGATGGGTGCTTCGACTTCGTTCGGTTCCGCTCACCAACCAGCGCTCAGCAGCCCAAGCTATTTTAAAGATTGCGATGATTGCCCGGTGGAAATGGTAAGTTGGGATGATGTGCAGGAGTTTATTAAAAAGCTGAACCAAAAAACAGGGAAAGAGTACCGCTTGCCTACCGAGGCTGAGTGGGAGTATGCCTCAAGAGGTGGGGCAAAATCGGACGTTGAGCGAAGTCGAAACGCCGATTTTAAATACGCAGGCAGTAATAATATTGATGAAGTGGCGTGGTATGATGGCAACAGCGGTAGCAAAACCCACCAGGTGGGACTGAAAAAGCCCAACGAACTGGATATTCATGATATGAGTGGCAACGTGTGGGAGTGGTGTAGCGACTGGTATGGAAATTACAGCAGTGGAAGTCAGACCAATCCGCAGGGATCTTCTTCAGGTTCTTACCGTGTTTTGCGCGGCGGTAGCTGGAGCAACCTTGCCGGGGACTGCCGTGTGCCCATTCGCATCGACGGCACGCCCGACGGCCGCTACCACGACGGCGGTTTTCGGTTGGCCTGTTCCCCATAG
- a CDS encoding aminoglycoside phosphotransferase family protein translates to MQKFSSQDISPIISRFPIRGTFTHAIPLKTGHINDTLLVHVDDRKQPDYVLQRINTHIFRNVDQLMENIWNVTSHLQKKMSNDDYTGEKLGTLELVKTTDDRLYCTDAEGGCWRCFIYCRNNVGASAHITTAIAAEGGRALGLFQSMLADLPALRLHQTIPDFHDLPSRLLQFETAMQKDPQKRSLVTVLEIEAIRSRADGMLLVYRLAEEGKIPLRITHNDTKINNILFDDQEKALCLVDLDTVMPGYVHFDFGDAIRTLASTATEDDPEIENIAVDLNLYESFAQGYLKVMKDVLTPTEIETLAYSARLMTYIMAVRFFTDYLLGDTYYKTNYPDHNLVRTRNQLALLQAMEAASDKMESIIREIVD, encoded by the coding sequence ATGCAAAAGTTTTCTTCTCAGGATATTTCTCCGATAATCAGTCGCTTTCCCATCCGAGGCACTTTTACGCATGCGATTCCACTCAAGACCGGGCATATCAACGATACGCTGCTGGTGCATGTGGACGACCGCAAGCAACCTGATTATGTGCTGCAACGCATCAATACCCATATTTTCAGGAATGTTGATCAATTGATGGAAAACATCTGGAATGTCACCAGCCATCTGCAGAAAAAGATGAGCAATGATGATTACACCGGTGAAAAATTAGGAACTTTGGAACTGGTAAAGACCACGGACGATCGGTTGTACTGTACCGATGCTGAGGGCGGTTGCTGGCGGTGCTTCATTTACTGTCGTAACAATGTTGGCGCTAGTGCACACATTACCACGGCTATCGCTGCCGAGGGAGGCAGGGCGCTGGGATTGTTTCAGTCGATGCTGGCCGATTTGCCGGCGCTACGACTACATCAGACTATTCCCGATTTTCACGATCTTCCCTCACGGCTGCTGCAATTTGAAACTGCCATGCAAAAAGACCCGCAAAAACGATCTCTCGTAACGGTTTTAGAAATTGAAGCTATTAGAAGTCGGGCCGATGGGATGTTGCTGGTTTACCGGCTGGCAGAAGAAGGGAAAATTCCGCTGCGCATCACCCACAACGACACAAAAATTAACAACATCCTCTTCGATGACCAGGAGAAAGCCCTTTGCCTGGTCGATCTCGATACCGTGATGCCCGGCTATGTCCACTTCGACTTTGGCGATGCAATCCGCACGCTGGCAAGCACTGCCACAGAGGACGATCCTGAAATAGAAAATATCGCTGTCGATTTAAACCTGTACGAAAGTTTTGCGCAGGGTTATCTCAAGGTGATGAAAGATGTGCTCACTCCTACAGAAATTGAGACGCTTGCTTATTCAGCCCGCCTGATGACTTACATTATGGCCGTGCGTTTTTTCACCGATTATTTGCTTGGCGACACCTATTATAAAACCAACTATCCTGACCACAACCTCGTCCGCACCCGCAACCAACTGGCGCTGCTGCAAGCCATGGAAGCAGCCTCCGATAAAATGGAATCGATCATCCGGGAAATTGTGGATTAG
- a CDS encoding SUMF1/EgtB/PvdO family nonheme iron enzyme, which produces MEIIGKPQKLTTGEMVARRDQNGNYCAAIQVVSDMDGFSYDSFDGIVGDILDNPGEDIVYLTKSERVLKIFRIGYEPLQIILSDVGIVLKEREIWQIKIAGEETADVLPVTFRFTPADATLFIDGKNVGSKLTQELSVGEHQVKLVRDGYQTIEKNIDVNKGKVFFDWQMEKEPDAGLQITTEPSGATIFLDGVELGESPIAIFYPPGIYHITITKRGCFSIENETLEVKLPQTTKSFILEENVGLLTINTRPEAKVYFNGELVSNPEKVKLSPQLVKIKVTMPKAADLEQQIVLKKDDDIVLDMYPDIQVGTLQVAVTPFDAAIELTGDAGEHYIAQGMKIFSDIPVGTYTLKIAAEGHRTAEEILVLKASEKLSKSISLEQGSDPEPDTEKVVSLEKVNYTDHGIDMVFVKGGTFTMGCTSEQSNCRGDEKPTHQVTLSDFYIGKYEVTQKQWREVMGASTSFSNPSYNTGCDNCPVEMVSWNDVQEFIKKLNQKTGKKYRLPTEAEWEYAARGGAKSDVERSRNADFKYAGSNNIDEVAWYRENSGMRTHPVGQKKPNELGIYDMTGNVWEWCSDWHGRYGNVDKSNPLGASSGSSRVLRGGSWHFDTKYCRLSYRGNYNPDNPGNNSGFRLARSL; this is translated from the coding sequence ATGGAAATCATCGGTAAGCCGCAAAAGCTCACCACCGGCGAAATGGTTGCCCGGCGCGATCAGAACGGGAATTACTGTGCAGCCATCCAGGTGGTTTCGGATATGGATGGCTTTAGCTACGATTCGTTTGATGGCATCGTTGGCGACATACTCGACAACCCGGGCGAAGACATTGTTTATCTCACCAAAAGTGAGCGCGTTTTAAAGATTTTCAGAATTGGCTATGAACCATTGCAAATCATTCTTTCTGATGTTGGAATTGTGCTGAAGGAGCGCGAAATATGGCAGATCAAAATTGCCGGTGAAGAAACCGCCGATGTGCTGCCGGTTACTTTCCGGTTTACGCCCGCCGATGCCACCCTTTTTATTGATGGTAAAAATGTCGGCAGTAAGCTAACGCAGGAGCTGAGCGTGGGCGAGCACCAGGTTAAGTTGGTGCGCGATGGCTATCAGACCATCGAGAAAAATATTGATGTAAATAAAGGAAAAGTGTTTTTTGATTGGCAGATGGAAAAAGAGCCGGATGCCGGATTGCAGATTACCACCGAACCTTCCGGAGCCACTATTTTTCTTGATGGTGTGGAATTAGGTGAAAGTCCGATTGCCATTTTTTATCCGCCTGGGATTTATCATATAACAATTACTAAAAGGGGGTGTTTTTCCATTGAAAATGAAACGCTCGAAGTGAAATTGCCCCAAACTACCAAAAGCTTCATCCTTGAAGAAAATGTGGGTCTTCTCACCATCAACACACGACCCGAAGCTAAGGTCTATTTTAATGGGGAGCTTGTTTCTAATCCCGAAAAGGTAAAGCTTTCCCCGCAACTGGTAAAAATTAAGGTTACCATGCCTAAAGCGGCTGACCTTGAACAACAGATTGTACTAAAAAAAGACGACGACATTGTGCTGGATATGTACCCTGACATCCAAGTCGGAACCTTGCAGGTAGCCGTAACTCCATTTGATGCTGCTATAGAACTTACCGGTGATGCCGGAGAGCATTACATTGCGCAGGGTATGAAGATTTTCAGTGATATTCCTGTGGGAACCTACACATTAAAGATTGCTGCCGAAGGCCATAGAACCGCTGAAGAAATTCTGGTTTTAAAAGCCAGCGAAAAACTCAGCAAGAGCATTTCCCTCGAACAAGGAAGTGATCCCGAACCTGATACTGAAAAGGTCGTATCCCTTGAAAAAGTAAATTACACAGATCACGGTATCGATATGGTTTTTGTAAAAGGCGGCACCTTTACCATGGGCTGCACCAGCGAACAAAGCAACTGCCGTGGTGACGAAAAGCCCACTCACCAGGTTACGCTGAGTGATTTTTACATAGGGAAATATGAGGTAACACAAAAGCAATGGCGAGAAGTGATGGGTGCTTCGACTTCGTTCAGCAACCCAAGTTATAATACAGGTTGTGATAATTGTCCGGTTGAAATGGTAAGTTGGAATGATGTGCAGGAGTTTATTAAAAAGCTGAACCAAAAAACAGGGAAAAAGTACCGCCTGCCTACTGAAGCCGAATGGGAGTATGCCGCGCGTGGTGGGGCAAAATCGGACGTTGAGCGAAGTCGAAACGCCGATTTTAAATATGCCGGTAGCAACAATATCGATGAGGTGGCCTGGTACCGCGAAAACAGCGGCATGAGAACCCACCCGGTGGGGCAGAAAAAGCCCAACGAACTGGGTATCTATGATATGACCGGCAATGTGTGGGAGTGGTGTAGCGACTGGCATGGCAGATATGGGAATGTCGACAAATCAAATCCCCTTGGGGCATCATCTGGCTCCAGTCGCGTCTTGCGCGGAGGTAGCTGGCATTTCGATACCAAATACTGCAGGTTGTCCTATCGCGGAAACTATAATCCTGATAATCCTGGAAACAATAGTGGTTTCCGTCTTGCGCGTTCCCTATAG
- a CDS encoding LPP20 family lipoprotein produces the protein MKITPFLLLLLFGVSALAQSPSKSFIINSREYYYGTGVSTDESRALQEAIRELSEMISVTVKSNFEQRAREVNMQVEEFAESIVETYSTATLKNVKQIRTILPDGQTEIFCYLSADAVKHLYDERAEMAYQMYQNSLENIKAGQLAFALKNLFFGNLLVKSLPNERVIFNEKEISLEIPRTLNSVMQGIQFRLTADRMISSRERQLCFDVTYLDKPISLLHFRFWDGNQLAGNGQVRDGKATVKLVGNSVEFDELKMFVEYTYYNSRQEFKAVEELWELVKLPVFKNEFAIDLTHLANSPDTRNIPAKTDLMIEANRDVDATKQLLLAANDFIAVLEKGKESLVREQYANDEFLCNKISAYMSNNHPEPAAGYLEAAVNKTRSGYEIRKMMVNHYYPSLHKQATEYLVLDFDTAGTLVDFNLCITDDLYEKFVQQVEYGDDWGNRQEIIKFIEKYRTAFICRDIETINLMFAEEALILVGRKIQPRMNPASEVTYQQLPGQPGFEQIQLTKRDYIERQRRVFGSQKDIFIDFSTFEIIKKNNAPQVYGVEMRQNYSSTTYADEGYLFLLIDFNGIDPLIYIRAWQPNEWDSSALVNTSNFRIYK, from the coding sequence ATGAAGATCACCCCGTTTTTGTTGTTGCTGCTTTTTGGCGTTTCCGCGCTGGCACAATCTCCATCCAAATCCTTCATTATCAACTCGCGTGAATATTATTACGGAACTGGCGTTTCCACCGACGAAAGCCGTGCGCTCCAGGAAGCCATCCGCGAGCTGAGCGAGATGATCTCGGTAACGGTGAAAAGCAATTTCGAGCAGCGGGCAAGAGAGGTAAACATGCAGGTGGAGGAGTTTGCGGAATCAATTGTTGAGACCTACTCTACGGCAACCCTCAAAAATGTGAAGCAAATCCGTACCATCCTGCCCGACGGACAAACGGAAATATTTTGCTACCTCTCGGCCGATGCCGTAAAACACCTGTACGACGAACGCGCCGAAATGGCGTATCAAATGTATCAAAACAGCCTCGAAAATATTAAGGCAGGTCAGTTGGCTTTTGCATTGAAAAATCTGTTTTTCGGTAACCTGCTTGTCAAATCTCTTCCCAACGAAAGGGTTATCTTCAACGAAAAAGAGATCAGCCTAGAGATCCCCCGAACCCTCAACAGCGTGATGCAGGGGATACAATTCCGGCTTACTGCCGACAGGATGATCAGCAGCCGTGAACGGCAACTCTGCTTCGATGTTACCTATCTCGACAAGCCCATCTCGCTTCTACATTTCAGGTTTTGGGACGGCAACCAGCTCGCAGGCAACGGGCAGGTGCGCGACGGAAAAGCGACAGTGAAATTGGTAGGCAACAGCGTAGAATTTGACGAGCTGAAAATGTTTGTGGAATATACTTACTATAATTCCCGCCAGGAGTTCAAAGCTGTGGAAGAGCTTTGGGAACTGGTGAAGCTGCCGGTATTTAAAAACGAGTTTGCCATCGACCTCACACATTTGGCAAATAGTCCCGACACACGGAACATTCCAGCAAAAACTGATTTGATGATAGAAGCGAATAGAGATGTGGACGCTACCAAGCAGCTTTTGCTGGCAGCCAATGACTTTATCGCTGTGCTCGAAAAAGGTAAGGAATCTCTGGTAAGGGAGCAATACGCGAATGATGAATTTTTGTGTAACAAAATTTCGGCTTACATGAGCAACAACCATCCTGAGCCTGCTGCGGGATATCTCGAAGCTGCTGTGAATAAAACGCGGTCGGGCTACGAGATTCGCAAAATGATGGTGAACCACTACTACCCGAGCCTGCACAAACAAGCCACCGAATACCTCGTCCTGGATTTTGATACCGCCGGCACTCTCGTCGATTTCAATCTTTGTATTACCGACGATCTGTATGAGAAATTTGTGCAGCAGGTCGAGTATGGCGACGATTGGGGCAACCGCCAGGAGATCATTAAGTTTATCGAAAAATACCGGACGGCCTTCATTTGCCGCGACATCGAAACCATCAACCTGATGTTTGCCGAAGAGGCATTGATACTTGTCGGGCGCAAAATACAGCCGCGGATGAATCCCGCCTCCGAAGTTACCTATCAGCAACTTCCCGGGCAGCCAGGCTTTGAGCAGATACAGCTTACCAAAAGGGATTACATCGAACGGCAGCGCAGGGTTTTTGGGAGTCAGAAGGATATTTTTATCGATTTCAGCACTTTTGAAATCATCAAGAAAAACAATGCGCCGCAGGTGTACGGTGTGGAGATGCGGCAGAACTACTCTTCCACCACCTATGCCGACGAAGGTTACCTGTTTCTGCTTATCGACTTCAATGGCATCGACCCGTTGATTTATATTCGTGCCTGGCAGCCCAACGAGTGGGATTCATCCGCGCTCGTCAACACCTCAAACTTTAGGATTTATAAATAG
- a CDS encoding SUMF1/EgtB/PvdO family nonheme iron enzyme, whose amino-acid sequence MQLRRSKTSGSYRVLRGGSWSNLAGDCRVPIRIDGTPDGRYHDGGFRLACSP is encoded by the coding sequence ATGCAGCTTAGGCGCAGCAAAACTTCAGGTTCTTACCGTGTTTTGCGCGGCGGTAGCTGGAGCAACCTTGCCGGGGACTGCCGTGTGCCCATTCGCATCGACGGCACGCCCGACGGCCGCTACCACGACGGCGGTTTTCGGTTGGCCTGTTCCCCATAG
- a CDS encoding SUMF1/EgtB/PvdO family nonheme iron enzyme, whose amino-acid sequence MKKLLILILTCFITVTLYPQKTKQMHIVGKPQLLPNEMVAKQDANGEYAAAIQVISELEGLSYDANDGMVTGIDHWPGKDMVYVTHRERMLYVYKQGYEPFKIILSDHGIVLKSRQVWEVKISGDETADVLPVTFRFTPADATLFIDGKNAGKELTQNLNVGEHQIRLEKAGYQTIEKTVTVNEKQVFFQWQMEDDPDAGLQITTTPAGATILLDGVRIGESPVAAFYPPGTYPIKISKEGYVTIENETLEVKVPQTRKSYTLDENVGYLTINTNPGATIYFNDQKINNPKNVKLAPQLVKVKVTMPKAETLEQQVALKLNDKLSLDMFSNVQTGTLQVALTPFDAKIELTGDAGEKYTAEGMKIFEEIPVGVYTIKVSAAGYTAATETATVKQDETTKKTINLVKINAGNTSTGGATATSDDGIEMIFVKGGTFTMGCTSEQSDCSGNEKPTHQVTLSDFQIGKYQVTQKQWREVMGASTLRSNPSYYKGCDDCPVENVSWKDATEYCKWLRSRKTGKLYRLPTEAEWEYAARGGASTSSATGATKYAGSNNINEVAWYSGNSYSKTHPVGQKKPNKLGIYDMSGNVWEWCSDLYGNYSSGSQTNPNGASTSTYRVLRGGSWYDSYGFCRVALRNLDNPVSRSSNFGFRLAQDF is encoded by the coding sequence ATGAAAAAACTATTAATCCTGATTTTGACGTGCTTTATCACCGTTACCCTTTATCCGCAGAAGACTAAACAAATGCACATCGTCGGGAAGCCGCAACTGCTGCCCAACGAGATGGTGGCCAAGCAGGATGCAAATGGCGAATATGCGGCTGCAATACAGGTGATTTCTGAATTGGAGGGGTTGAGTTATGATGCAAATGATGGCATGGTTACCGGCATCGATCATTGGCCGGGTAAAGATATGGTGTATGTAACCCACCGCGAACGCATGCTTTATGTTTATAAACAGGGCTACGAACCCTTCAAAATTATCCTTTCTGATCATGGCATCGTATTGAAGTCGCGGCAAGTGTGGGAAGTCAAAATCTCCGGCGATGAAACCGCCGATGTGCTGCCGGTTACCTTCCGTTTTACGCCCGCCGATGCTACCCTTTTTATCGATGGTAAAAATGCCGGAAAGGAGCTAACCCAAAACCTGAACGTAGGCGAACATCAGATAAGATTGGAAAAAGCTGGCTATCAAACCATCGAGAAAACGGTTACCGTTAATGAAAAGCAAGTGTTTTTTCAATGGCAGATGGAAGATGATCCCGATGCTGGATTGCAGATTACCACCACGCCTGCAGGAGCAACCATTTTGCTTGATGGCGTAAGGATTGGCGAAAGCCCGGTGGCTGCATTTTATCCACCCGGCACCTATCCAATAAAGATCTCCAAAGAAGGCTATGTGACCATCGAAAATGAAACCCTCGAAGTAAAAGTGCCACAAACCCGAAAGAGCTACACCCTCGACGAAAACGTGGGCTATCTCACCATAAATACCAACCCCGGAGCCACGATTTATTTTAACGATCAAAAGATCAACAACCCAAAAAACGTAAAACTTGCACCACAGTTGGTAAAAGTAAAAGTGACCATGCCCAAGGCCGAAACGCTTGAACAGCAGGTGGCACTTAAACTCAATGATAAACTTTCGCTGGATATGTTCTCCAACGTGCAAACCGGAACCCTGCAGGTTGCCTTAACTCCCTTCGATGCCAAAATTGAACTTACCGGCGATGCCGGCGAAAAATACACCGCCGAGGGAATGAAGATTTTTGAAGAAATCCCCGTTGGTGTTTATACCATAAAAGTGAGCGCTGCCGGCTATACCGCCGCCACTGAAACCGCCACCGTAAAGCAAGACGAAACCACCAAAAAAACCATTAACCTTGTAAAGATTAATGCCGGCAATACCAGCACAGGTGGCGCTACAGCTACTTCTGATGATGGCATCGAAATGATCTTTGTAAAAGGCGGCACTTTTACCATGGGCTGCACTAGTGAGCAAAGCGATTGCTCTGGGAATGAAAAGCCCACCCACCAGGTTACGCTCAGCGATTTTCAGATCGGGAAATATCAGGTGACGCAAAAGCAGTGGCGGGAGGTGATGGGCGCTTCGACTTTGCGCAGCAACCCAAGCTATTATAAAGGTTGTGATGATTGCCCGGTTGAAAATGTAAGCTGGAAGGATGCCACGGAATATTGTAAATGGCTGAGGAGCCGTAAAACAGGTAAACTTTATCGTTTACCTACTGAAGCTGAATGGGAGTACGCCGCGCGTGGTGGGGCTTCGACAAGCTCAGCCACCGGTGCAACCAAATACGCTGGCAGTAATAATATTAATGAAGTGGCGTGGTATTCTGGTAATAGTTACAGTAAAACCCACCCGGTGGGACAGAAAAAGCCCAACAAACTTGGCATTTATGATATGAGTGGCAATGTGTGGGAGTGGTGTAGCGACTTGTATGGGAATTACAGCAGCGGCAGCCAAACCAATCCGAATGGAGCTTCCACAAGTACTTACCGCGTTCTCCGGGGCGGCTCGTGGTACGACAGCTACGGGTTCTGCCGCGTGGCCTTGCGCAACCTCGACAACCCGGTCAGCAGGAGCAGCAATTTCGGGTTCCGGCTCGCCCAGGACTTTTAA
- a CDS encoding sugar phosphate nucleotidyltransferase, whose product MKPTLLVLAAGMGSRYGGLKQIDKIGPSGEAILDYSVYDAIRAGFGKVVFVIRHELEEDFRSFFDHKLKGRIEVEYAFQELDNVPEGIAVSADRKKPWGTGHAILVARDFIKEPFAAINADDFYGAGAYQAVAEYFKNNDNPSHHCMVGYRLGTTLSEHGTVSRGVCVTDKAGFLESIREVTNIGQKNGLPGYEDTAGQWQPLKGDEIVSMNIWGFYPEMFGVFREGFTNFIQRAKDDPKAEYFIALPLMDAIRHGKGKIKVLKTDDQWFGVTYKDDKAVAIESINRFINAGKYPDNLWK is encoded by the coding sequence ATTAAACCAACACTCCTGGTGCTGGCTGCCGGTATGGGAAGCCGCTACGGCGGATTAAAACAGATCGACAAAATTGGGCCGTCGGGCGAAGCCATCCTCGACTATTCGGTGTACGACGCCATCAGAGCCGGCTTTGGCAAAGTGGTGTTTGTGATCCGTCACGAACTTGAAGAGGATTTCCGGAGCTTTTTCGATCATAAACTAAAAGGCAGAATTGAGGTAGAATACGCCTTTCAGGAACTCGACAATGTGCCCGAAGGGATTGCTGTTTCGGCTGATCGCAAAAAACCCTGGGGTACAGGACACGCCATCCTCGTGGCAAGGGATTTTATCAAGGAGCCTTTTGCAGCCATCAATGCCGACGATTTTTATGGTGCTGGCGCTTATCAGGCTGTAGCCGAATATTTTAAAAATAACGACAACCCCAGCCATCATTGTATGGTAGGATACCGTCTCGGAACCACTCTGTCAGAACATGGCACCGTGTCGCGGGGCGTTTGCGTCACCGACAAGGCAGGCTTTCTGGAAAGTATCCGCGAAGTGACCAACATCGGTCAGAAAAATGGCCTGCCAGGTTACGAAGATACCGCCGGACAATGGCAGCCGCTCAAAGGTGACGAAATCGTTTCGATGAACATTTGGGGGTTTTATCCCGAAATGTTTGGGGTTTTCCGTGAAGGTTTTACCAATTTTATCCAGCGCGCTAAAGACGATCCCAAAGCTGAATATTTCATTGCGCTTCCGCTGATGGATGCCATCCGCCACGGCAAGGGGAAGATTAAAGTTTTAAAAACCGATGACCAGTGGTTTGGCGTAACTTATAAGGATGATAAAGCTGTGGCCATCGAAAGCATCAACCGTTTTATTAATGCCGGGAAATACCCAGACAACCTTTGGAAATAG